One window of the Shewanella maritima genome contains the following:
- the epd gene encoding erythrose-4-phosphate dehydrogenase codes for MIRVAINGYGRIGRSILRALYESGLRHQIQIVAINELAKPEAICHLTQYDTTHGRFQTPVKLKDNNLVIGDDVIELFNEADASKLPWHKLDIDIVYEASGALASRSDCEAHIQAGAKQVLISHPSSSDVDGTIVYGVNHDLLKAEHTVVSNASCTTNCVVPVLSILDEHFGVKSGAITTIHSSMNDQQVIDAYHDDLRRTRAAGQSIIPVDTKLARGIERILPHMQDMFEAISVRVPTINVTAIDLSVTLDKQVDIEKVNSVLELASYGRFNGILGYTDAPLVSCDFNHDPRSSVVDGTQTRVSAGHLVKLLLWCDNEWGFANRMLDTSLAMIQAKRAAQ; via the coding sequence ATGATCCGGGTCGCAATTAATGGTTATGGTCGTATAGGCCGCTCTATTCTCCGCGCTTTGTATGAGTCGGGGTTGCGTCATCAAATTCAAATTGTTGCTATCAATGAGTTGGCAAAGCCAGAAGCGATTTGCCACCTTACCCAGTACGACACCACTCACGGCCGTTTTCAAACGCCGGTTAAGCTCAAAGACAATAATCTAGTGATTGGCGATGACGTCATTGAACTGTTCAATGAAGCAGATGCCAGCAAACTGCCTTGGCACAAGCTAGATATTGATATTGTTTATGAAGCCTCTGGCGCGCTCGCCTCGCGCAGTGACTGTGAAGCTCACATTCAAGCAGGTGCAAAGCAGGTGCTGATTAGTCACCCATCTTCAAGTGATGTAGATGGCACTATCGTTTATGGCGTGAATCATGACTTACTCAAAGCCGAGCATACCGTGGTGTCTAACGCCTCATGTACCACTAACTGTGTGGTACCAGTGCTAAGCATTTTAGATGAGCACTTTGGGGTTAAAAGTGGTGCGATTACCACTATCCATTCTTCAATGAACGATCAGCAGGTGATTGACGCTTATCATGATGACTTGCGCCGTACACGCGCAGCTGGGCAGTCAATTATTCCAGTAGATACTAAACTTGCCCGTGGTATTGAGCGCATTTTGCCGCACATGCAAGACATGTTTGAGGCGATTTCGGTAAGAGTGCCGACCATTAATGTTACCGCGATTGATCTATCGGTCACGCTAGATAAACAGGTCGATATTGAAAAAGTAAACAGCGTATTAGAGCTGGCGTCTTATGGCCGCTTTAACGGTATTTTAGGTTACACAGATGCGCCGCTAGTGTCGTGCGACTTCAACCACGACCCACGTTCGAGTGTGGTTGATGGGACCCAAACCCGTGTTAGCGCCGGGCATTTGGTGAAACTATTATTATGGTGTGACAACGAGTGGGGCTTTGCCAATCGAATGTTAGACACCAGCTTGGCGATGATCCAAGCTAAACGAGCAGCCCAATAG
- a CDS encoding phosphoglycerate kinase, with translation MAIINMSDLDLQNKRVLIREDLNVPVSDGKVTSDARLRASLPTIKLALEKGAAVMVMSHLGRPTEGEFNAEFSMQPVVDYLNDALDCPVTLATQYLEGVEANVGEVVVFENVRFNVGEKKNDEALAKKLAALCDVYVMDAFGTAHRAQASTHGVGLHAPVACAGPLLAGELAALGKALDNPARPMVAIVGGSKVSTKLTVLESLSTKVDQLVVGGGIANTFVAAAGHKVGKSLFEADLVDEAKRLVANAQSRGGDIPVPTDVVVAGEFSPTAQATLKSVTEVADEDMIFDIGPDSAEALAKIIEAAGTVVWNGPVGVFEFDQFGEGTKRIAQAIADSSAFSIAGGGDTLAAVDKYGIADKVSYISTGGGAFLEFLEGKELPAVAMLEQRGN, from the coding sequence ATGGCAATTATCAATATGAGTGACTTAGATCTGCAAAATAAGCGCGTGCTTATTCGTGAAGATCTAAACGTACCTGTGAGTGACGGCAAGGTCACCAGTGATGCACGTTTACGCGCATCACTACCAACCATCAAGCTAGCGTTAGAAAAAGGCGCTGCAGTGATGGTGATGTCGCACCTAGGCCGCCCAACTGAGGGTGAGTTCAATGCTGAGTTCTCAATGCAGCCAGTGGTTGACTACCTAAACGATGCCCTGGATTGCCCAGTGACATTAGCGACGCAGTACCTAGAGGGTGTTGAAGCAAATGTTGGCGAAGTGGTTGTTTTTGAAAACGTACGTTTCAACGTAGGTGAGAAGAAAAACGACGAAGCACTAGCTAAAAAATTAGCCGCACTTTGTGACGTATACGTAATGGATGCCTTTGGCACCGCGCACCGCGCGCAAGCATCGACTCATGGTGTTGGTCTACACGCACCAGTTGCATGTGCTGGCCCATTACTAGCTGGTGAGTTAGCGGCATTAGGCAAAGCACTAGATAACCCAGCGCGCCCTATGGTAGCGATTGTGGGTGGCTCAAAGGTATCGACTAAGCTTACAGTACTTGAAAGCCTATCAACTAAGGTTGACCAGTTAGTGGTTGGCGGCGGTATCGCCAATACTTTCGTTGCGGCGGCAGGTCACAAAGTGGGTAAGTCTTTATTTGAAGCCGATCTCGTTGATGAAGCAAAACGCTTAGTGGCCAATGCACAAAGCCGCGGCGGCGACATTCCTGTGCCGACTGATGTTGTGGTTGCTGGCGAGTTTAGCCCAACGGCGCAGGCGACACTAAAGAGCGTGACTGAGGTTGCTGACGAAGACATGATTTTCGACATTGGCCCAGATAGCGCTGAAGCACTGGCTAAAATCATTGAAGCCGCTGGCACAGTAGTTTGGAATGGCCCAGTTGGTGTATTTGAATTTGACCAATTTGGTGAAGGTACTAAGCGTATCGCTCAAGCGATTGCAGACTCAAGTGCGTTCTCAATTGCAGGTGGTGGCGACACCCTAGCAGCGGTAGATAAATATGGTATCGCTGACAAAGTTTCCTACATTTCTACTGGTGGCGGCGCTTTCTTAGAATTCCTAGAAGGCAAAGAACTACCAGCAGTAGCAATGCTAGAACAACGTGGCAACTAG
- a CDS encoding MATE family efflux transporter produces MRPQSDKPLSLFALTWPLFIDFALHFLTAALNTMMISRVSYQGVAALSVGNMVLELSITLFSFVSIGATVVMTQYLGAKNKAAASQVVYSAMGFNLLVGVAAAAGVLLGAGFILQLMNLPEELIADGKLYLQIVGLCLIPEAMAMCIAAAMRAHGFTQQAMWVTLLMNIVTFGGNLLLLYGWFGLPQMGVAGVAISTVVGRLLGIALMVYLFLYYTKIPLKLNEILQPKKDMLAKVFHIGLPAAGENVSWMLQFMVVTSFVGLMGDKALAAQSLYFQICMFILLFGLSIGIGNEIMVGHLIGAKRFNCAEKQMYRALKIGLALTTLVAALAAWLGGGLVALFIDDNDILLMVGQLFLLTLVMEPGRTFNLIVINALRASGDARFPFFMGLFSMWCIAVPGAYFFGVYLDMGLVGIWIALAIDEWTRGLAMLLRWRTGLWRSKSLIHA; encoded by the coding sequence ATGCGCCCTCAGTCTGATAAACCATTATCACTATTCGCTTTAACCTGGCCTTTGTTCATTGATTTTGCGCTGCATTTTCTAACTGCGGCGCTTAATACCATGATGATAAGCCGAGTGTCGTATCAAGGTGTAGCTGCCTTGTCTGTGGGCAATATGGTGCTCGAACTGTCAATTACCTTGTTTAGCTTTGTCAGTATTGGTGCCACAGTTGTGATGACTCAATATTTGGGGGCAAAAAATAAAGCGGCAGCCAGTCAGGTGGTGTATTCCGCTATGGGTTTCAACCTGCTGGTGGGCGTGGCTGCTGCGGCTGGAGTATTGCTGGGTGCAGGTTTTATCTTGCAACTAATGAATTTGCCTGAGGAGTTGATTGCAGATGGCAAGTTATACCTGCAAATTGTTGGTTTATGTTTAATACCTGAAGCGATGGCGATGTGTATTGCTGCGGCCATGCGCGCCCATGGTTTCACTCAGCAGGCGATGTGGGTTACCTTGCTGATGAATATAGTCACCTTTGGCGGTAACTTGCTGCTGTTATATGGGTGGTTTGGTCTACCACAAATGGGCGTAGCAGGTGTTGCTATTAGCACTGTAGTTGGGCGTTTGTTGGGCATAGCGTTAATGGTGTACCTGTTCTTGTATTACACCAAAATTCCGTTGAAATTGAATGAGATTCTTCAGCCTAAAAAAGACATGCTTGCTAAGGTGTTTCATATCGGTTTACCGGCAGCAGGTGAAAACGTGTCTTGGATGCTCCAGTTTATGGTGGTGACCTCATTCGTTGGCTTGATGGGTGATAAAGCCTTAGCTGCACAGTCGCTATATTTTCAAATCTGTATGTTTATTTTGTTGTTTGGTTTATCAATTGGTATTGGTAACGAGATCATGGTGGGGCACTTAATTGGTGCTAAACGATTCAACTGCGCCGAGAAACAGATGTACCGTGCTTTAAAAATCGGCTTAGCGTTGACCACCTTGGTTGCCGCATTAGCAGCCTGGTTAGGTGGCGGTTTAGTGGCGTTATTTATTGACGATAACGACATCTTGTTGATGGTCGGACAGTTGTTTTTGCTCACCTTGGTTATGGAGCCCGGGCGAACTTTTAATTTGATAGTGATAAATGCACTAAGGGCCAGTGGCGATGCTCGTTTCCCATTCTTTATGGGGTTGTTTTCTATGTGGTGTATCGCGGTGCCCGGGGCGTATTTCTTCGGTGTTTACCTCGATATGGGTTTAGTCGGTATTTGGATAGCGCTAGCGATTGATGAGTGGACTCGCGGCCTTGCTATGTTGTTGCGCTGGCGTACAGGGTTATGGCGAAGCAAGAGTTTGATTCATGCCTAA
- a CDS encoding DUF481 domain-containing protein — protein MKKLLLAAAISFAMPFAAHAGADFVEGDKTWAGEAELGATLTTGNTDTSSLKGRLGLKHELGNWENQYVLEALYKEDTDVVTAERYYGGIQGDYQINDNSYVFVNTNLEKDPFTGFDYTSKSAAGYGHKFVDNGTTLFKAEVGPGYIYQRLDDESAITEGVESKDSIVAHAVMNFSHKISDTSTFKQEFIADWGEKLDGRSETSITANIVGALAMKFAVVVRYNSKPVEGKKSTDTETNMTLLYAF, from the coding sequence ATGAAAAAACTGCTACTTGCTGCGGCGATTTCTTTTGCGATGCCGTTTGCTGCTCATGCAGGCGCAGACTTTGTTGAAGGTGACAAAACTTGGGCTGGTGAAGCTGAGCTAGGTGCGACGCTAACAACAGGTAACACTGACACTTCTTCTTTAAAAGGTCGTTTAGGTCTTAAGCATGAACTAGGTAACTGGGAAAACCAGTACGTACTAGAGGCGCTATATAAAGAAGATACAGATGTCGTTACTGCTGAGCGCTATTATGGCGGTATTCAAGGTGATTACCAGATTAACGACAACAGTTATGTGTTTGTTAATACTAACTTAGAAAAAGACCCGTTCACCGGTTTTGACTACACCTCTAAGTCTGCAGCGGGTTATGGTCATAAATTTGTTGATAATGGTACAACCCTGTTTAAAGCTGAAGTCGGTCCTGGTTACATTTACCAGCGCTTAGATGATGAGTCTGCTATAACCGAAGGCGTTGAGTCAAAAGACAGTATAGTTGCGCATGCGGTCATGAACTTTTCTCATAAAATTAGTGACACCTCAACCTTCAAGCAAGAGTTTATTGCTGACTGGGGTGAGAAGTTAGATGGTCGCTCTGAAACCTCTATTACTGCAAACATTGTTGGTGCATTAGCGATGAAGTTTGCGGTTGTTGTGCGTTACAACAGTAAACCAGTGGAAGGCAAGAAGAGCACTGATACAGAAACGAATATGACGTTACTTTACGCGTTCTAA
- the tkt gene encoding transketolase, translating to MSSRKELANAIRALTMDAVQKANSGHPGAPMGMADIAEVLWNDFLKHNPNNPEWVDRDRFILSNGHGSMLIYSLLHLTGYALPIEELKNFRQLHSKTPGHPEYGYTPGVETTTGPLGAGISNAVGMAIAEKTLAAQFNKPGHDIVDHFTYCFLGDGCLMEGISHEACSLAGTLGLGKLIAFWDDNGISIDGEVEGWFTDDTPKRFESYGWHVIANVDGHDSDAIAKAIAQAKSVTNKPTMICCKTTIGFGSPNKSGSHDCHGAPLGDAEIAAAREFLGWNHDAFEIPENVYAGWDAKDAGNTAESAWNDKFAAYEAAYPAEAAEYKRRVVTGELPAEFEAKANAFIQECQEKGEAIASRKASQNAIGTFGAILPELLGGSADLAGSNLTLWSGSKGIQDDPAGNYIFHGVREFGMSGIMNGISLHGGFINYGATFMMFMEYARNAVRMSALMGLQNIFVYTHDSIGQGEDGPTHQPVEQLANLRMTPNMTVWRPCDAAETAVAWKAAIENRKAPTSLVFSRQGLPAQQRSGEQLANVAKGAYVIADCEGTADLILIATGSEVQLALDSAKELTAQGQKVRVVSMPSTNVFDKQDAAYKESVLPAAVTKRVAIEAAHVDFWYKYVGFNGAVVGMTTFGESAPGGELMKHFGFTVENVVNTVKSLG from the coding sequence ATGTCATCTCGTAAAGAACTCGCAAACGCTATCCGCGCTCTGACTATGGATGCCGTACAAAAGGCAAACTCTGGTCACCCAGGCGCTCCAATGGGGATGGCTGATATTGCCGAAGTGCTATGGAACGACTTCTTAAAGCACAACCCAAACAACCCTGAGTGGGTTGATCGTGACCGCTTTATCTTATCGAACGGCCACGGTTCGATGCTTATCTACTCTCTACTGCACCTAACTGGCTACGCACTGCCAATTGAAGAGCTTAAAAACTTCCGTCAGTTGCACTCTAAAACGCCAGGTCACCCTGAGTATGGTTACACCCCAGGTGTTGAAACCACTACAGGCCCACTAGGCGCTGGTATCAGTAACGCTGTTGGTATGGCGATTGCTGAGAAAACACTAGCAGCACAGTTTAACAAGCCAGGCCACGATATTGTTGACCACTTCACATACTGCTTCCTAGGTGATGGCTGTTTGATGGAAGGTATCTCGCATGAAGCTTGTTCTTTAGCAGGTACTTTAGGTCTTGGTAAGCTGATTGCTTTCTGGGACGACAATGGTATTTCTATCGACGGTGAAGTAGAAGGTTGGTTCACTGACGACACGCCTAAGCGTTTTGAATCTTACGGCTGGCACGTAATTGCTAACGTTGATGGTCACGACAGCGATGCGATTGCTAAAGCGATTGCGCAGGCGAAATCTGTAACTAACAAGCCAACGATGATCTGCTGTAAAACGACTATTGGTTTTGGTTCACCAAACAAATCAGGTAGCCACGACTGTCACGGTGCACCATTAGGTGATGCTGAAATCGCAGCGGCACGTGAGTTCCTAGGTTGGAATCATGACGCATTTGAAATCCCAGAAAACGTATACGCGGGTTGGGATGCAAAAGATGCAGGTAACACTGCAGAAAGCGCTTGGAATGACAAGTTTGCTGCTTATGAAGCTGCGTACCCAGCAGAAGCGGCTGAATACAAGCGCCGTGTAGTGACTGGTGAACTGCCAGCTGAATTTGAAGCAAAAGCTAATGCCTTCATTCAAGAGTGTCAGGAAAAAGGCGAAGCCATTGCGAGCCGTAAAGCATCACAAAATGCTATTGGCACCTTCGGTGCTATCTTACCTGAACTACTAGGTGGCTCGGCTGACCTTGCAGGTTCTAACCTAACGCTTTGGTCTGGCTCTAAAGGTATTCAAGATGACCCTGCCGGTAACTACATCTTCCACGGTGTACGTGAATTCGGTATGAGCGGTATCATGAACGGTATCTCACTACATGGCGGTTTCATCAACTATGGTGCTACTTTCATGATGTTCATGGAGTACGCGCGTAACGCAGTACGTATGTCGGCGCTTATGGGTCTACAAAACATCTTCGTATACACCCATGACTCTATTGGTCAAGGTGAAGATGGCCCAACTCACCAACCGGTTGAGCAGCTAGCTAACTTACGTATGACGCCAAACATGACTGTATGGCGCCCATGTGACGCAGCTGAAACAGCAGTGGCTTGGAAAGCAGCGATTGAAAACCGCAAAGCACCAACGTCTTTAGTATTTAGCCGTCAAGGTTTGCCTGCGCAGCAACGCAGCGGTGAGCAACTAGCAAACGTAGCTAAAGGTGCATACGTGATTGCTGATTGTGAAGGCACAGCTGACCTAATCTTGATTGCAACAGGTTCTGAAGTGCAACTAGCACTAGACTCAGCCAAAGAGCTGACTGCACAAGGTCAAAAAGTACGTGTGGTTTCTATGCCATCAACTAACGTATTCGACAAGCAAGATGCGGCTTACAAAGAGTCTGTACTTCCTGCTGCAGTAACTAAGCGCGTGGCGATTGAAGCGGCGCACGTTGATTTCTGGTACAAGTACGTTGGCTTTAACGGCGCGGTTGTAGGTATGACTACCTTTGGTGAGTCTGCTCCAGGCGGCGAGCTAATGAAGCACTTCGGCTTTACTGTTGAAAACGTAGTAAATACGGTTAAAAGCCTAGGCTAA
- a CDS encoding glycoside-pentoside-hexuronide (GPH):cation symporter — translation MLTVREKVAYGLGDTASNIVFQVVVNFMVFFYTDVFGISAAAAGTLMLAVRMLDAVTDPVMGGLADRTRSRFGRYRPYLLYCSIPYAILAVLAFSTPDLSENTKLVYAYVTYAALMTVYTVINIPYAALGGVLSDDPKERASIQSYRFALAMTGGAIVTALTLPMVEYFGNGDEAYGFTMALGVLSAFAVVCFLVCFAFTKERTEQNTSRSQVTASMWQDLASLRHNEQFLMLLGAAFFLLVLVSMRGAVAPYYVTYFLGREDLVSTFITSGMLASLAGALATMWLSQRVCKVKLFHWGTLGIIVFHALMYFVPADQLLLCFALMMIAQFSQMIVVPLMFSMVPDTADYGALNTGRRIMGMSYSAHLLAIKFGLAIGGATVGWLLSYFGYVANAEQTPYALHGIVLIFTLVSAVCGIGVYFSMRSYRLTQQNMLQLVEANR, via the coding sequence ATGCTAACAGTCAGAGAAAAGGTTGCTTATGGCCTAGGGGACACAGCCAGCAATATTGTATTTCAGGTTGTAGTCAATTTTATGGTGTTCTTCTACACCGACGTATTTGGCATTTCCGCTGCGGCTGCAGGTACTTTAATGTTAGCCGTGCGCATGCTAGATGCCGTGACCGATCCTGTGATGGGTGGGCTTGCTGATCGCACCCGCTCTCGCTTTGGTCGCTATCGTCCTTACTTACTGTATTGTTCAATTCCTTATGCCATTTTGGCCGTGCTTGCTTTTAGCACGCCTGATCTATCAGAGAATACCAAGTTAGTTTATGCCTATGTAACTTACGCAGCCTTGATGACAGTTTATACCGTTATCAATATTCCCTATGCGGCCTTGGGTGGTGTGTTGTCAGATGACCCTAAAGAGCGCGCCTCGATTCAGTCTTATCGGTTTGCACTGGCGATGACTGGCGGCGCAATCGTCACGGCGTTGACCTTACCTATGGTTGAATACTTTGGCAATGGTGATGAAGCTTATGGCTTTACTATGGCGCTAGGCGTGTTATCTGCCTTTGCTGTTGTGTGCTTTCTAGTTTGCTTTGCCTTTACCAAAGAGCGTACTGAGCAAAATACTAGCCGCAGTCAAGTTACTGCCAGTATGTGGCAAGATCTCGCGTCACTTAGACATAACGAGCAGTTTTTAATGTTACTGGGTGCAGCGTTTTTCTTGTTAGTGCTGGTGTCGATGCGTGGCGCGGTTGCGCCCTATTATGTGACTTACTTTTTAGGTCGTGAAGACTTAGTCAGCACCTTCATCACCTCGGGAATGCTGGCCTCGTTAGCGGGTGCGTTGGCGACCATGTGGTTGAGTCAGCGAGTATGTAAAGTAAAGCTATTTCATTGGGGGACGCTAGGCATCATAGTGTTCCATGCGCTGATGTATTTTGTGCCAGCCGATCAGCTGCTGCTTTGTTTTGCATTAATGATGATTGCACAGTTCTCACAAATGATTGTGGTGCCGCTAATGTTCTCTATGGTGCCAGATACAGCGGACTACGGCGCGCTCAATACAGGCCGGCGGATCATGGGTATGAGCTACTCAGCCCATTTGCTGGCAATTAAGTTTGGTCTCGCCATTGGCGGAGCAACCGTAGGTTGGCTATTAAGCTACTTTGGCTATGTTGCTAATGCTGAGCAAACCCCGTATGCACTGCACGGCATCGTGCTTATCTTCACGTTAGTTTCAGCAGTGTGTGGCATTGGCGTTTATTTTAGTATGCGCAGCTACCGACTGACTCAGCAAAATATGTTGCAATTAGTCGAAGCTAACCGGTAA
- a CDS encoding glycoside hydrolase family 43 protein: MVNPILPGFHPDPSIVRVGEDYYVAVSTFEWYPGVQIYHSTDLVNWQLVARPLNRAALLDMRGAPDSCGVWAPCLSYDNGKFYLIYTDVKRFDGNFKDTPNYLTCCDTIDGEWSEPVYLNSSGFDPSLFHDDDGKKWLLNMIWDHRPDRTFFGGIVLQQYDEQAKALVGERKLIFKGSELGFTEGPHLYRHNGYYYLLTAEGGTGYNHACTMARSKSIFGPYELDPNEHIVTSKDAAHHPLQRNGHGDIVQDEQGNWYLVHLTSRPLANGRSPLGRESAIEAIRYTDDGWFRLASEGQLAQLTPPGLTSSPARDYSHYEDFSGSQLPQAFQWLRTPYPENFYRIADSKLILKGKQSLGNSFEQALIARRQQHFNFTAQTCVSFNPDSFQQQAGLVCYYNSHKFHYLYLSFDEQLGFHLDVMSCLGDQSFSAHFPIFDDRIAIERGAKVHLSAVVVGMQLEFAYSLDGNTWHSVAKLDYSIVSDEAGKGEGANFTGAFVGMCCQDLTGRDFEAEFDYFSYQEDHA, from the coding sequence ATGGTTAATCCTATTTTGCCCGGTTTTCACCCTGACCCAAGCATAGTGCGTGTGGGCGAGGATTATTATGTCGCTGTGTCTACATTTGAATGGTATCCGGGTGTACAAATCTACCATTCAACTGATCTGGTTAACTGGCAACTGGTTGCTCGGCCGCTCAATCGCGCCGCACTATTAGATATGCGCGGCGCACCAGACTCTTGTGGGGTTTGGGCTCCATGCTTGAGTTATGACAATGGCAAGTTTTACCTGATTTACACTGACGTAAAACGCTTTGATGGTAATTTTAAAGACACGCCAAACTACCTTACCTGTTGCGACACCATTGATGGTGAATGGAGTGAGCCAGTTTATTTAAATAGCAGTGGTTTTGACCCATCTTTGTTTCACGATGACGATGGTAAAAAATGGTTGCTGAACATGATTTGGGATCACCGCCCAGATCGCACCTTCTTTGGCGGCATTGTATTGCAGCAATACGATGAGCAAGCTAAAGCCTTGGTTGGTGAGCGCAAACTCATTTTTAAAGGCAGTGAGCTTGGCTTCACTGAAGGGCCGCATTTGTATCGTCACAACGGCTATTACTATTTGCTCACCGCAGAGGGCGGCACTGGCTACAACCATGCTTGTACTATGGCTCGCTCAAAAAGCATTTTTGGTCCTTACGAGTTAGACCCTAATGAACATATCGTGACCTCAAAAGATGCGGCGCACCATCCGCTGCAGCGCAACGGCCATGGCGACATAGTGCAAGATGAGCAAGGCAACTGGTATTTGGTACACCTCACCTCAAGGCCACTGGCCAACGGCCGCAGCCCACTGGGGCGCGAGTCAGCCATAGAAGCCATTCGTTACACAGATGATGGTTGGTTTAGACTTGCCAGCGAAGGGCAGTTAGCTCAGCTCACGCCGCCTGGGCTAACTAGCTCGCCTGCACGTGACTATTCGCACTATGAAGATTTCAGTGGCTCGCAACTGCCGCAAGCTTTTCAATGGCTGAGAACGCCTTATCCTGAGAATTTCTACCGTATTGCAGATAGCAAACTCATCTTAAAAGGCAAGCAGTCGCTAGGTAACAGTTTTGAGCAAGCCTTGATCGCAAGACGTCAGCAGCACTTTAATTTTACCGCGCAAACCTGCGTTAGCTTTAACCCTGACAGTTTTCAGCAGCAGGCGGGGTTAGTGTGTTACTACAACAGCCATAAATTCCATTATCTGTATTTGTCTTTTGATGAGCAGCTTGGCTTTCACCTTGATGTGATGAGTTGTCTGGGCGATCAAAGTTTCAGCGCACACTTCCCTATTTTTGATGACCGCATTGCCATTGAGCGCGGCGCGAAGGTACACCTTAGCGCCGTGGTTGTGGGAATGCAGTTGGAGTTTGCTTACTCGCTTGATGGGAATACATGGCACAGCGTCGCTAAGCTTGATTACAGCATTGTTAGCGATGAAGCAGGAAAAGGCGAGGGAGCAAACTTTACTGGCGCCTTTGTTGGCATGTGTTGTCAGGATTTAACTGGGCGTGATTTCGAAGCCGAGTTTGATTACTTCAGTTATCAAGAAGATCACGCATAG
- a CDS encoding LacI family DNA-binding transcriptional regulator, with protein MASAKTKSTIQDVAQLAGVSKMTVSRVLNNDAKVSDKTREKVQKAAASLNYLPNISARRLASSKSYFIGLLYENPSEGYVSQFLLSALKSCRQRGYHLVVDECQGSEQEKLQITRDLVEQTRVDGVILLPPFCNNLQVLALLDELKVPYVRVSPDANLEVSPFVCMDDYQAAFDMTNHLIDQGHQQIGFIVGHQNLGASRLRYQGFLDAMRSAQLAVPPSFIEQGQFSFKSGLQAAENMLKQDLRPTAIFASNDDMAAAVVSVANSLSLPVPEKLSVVGFDDTPLATTIWPHLTTIRQPITEMAEQAIDLLTSGQLTLPPSQRLSDLRHVIEFQLMQRDSVKHL; from the coding sequence ATGGCTTCAGCGAAAACCAAAAGTACCATCCAGGATGTGGCCCAATTAGCGGGCGTGTCAAAAATGACGGTGTCACGCGTGTTGAACAATGACGCTAAGGTGAGCGATAAAACCCGTGAGAAAGTGCAAAAAGCTGCAGCATCACTGAATTATTTGCCTAATATTTCTGCCAGACGCCTGGCTAGCTCAAAATCGTATTTTATTGGCCTGCTGTATGAAAACCCCAGTGAGGGTTATGTAAGCCAGTTTTTGTTGTCGGCGTTAAAGAGCTGTCGTCAACGCGGTTATCACCTAGTGGTTGATGAGTGCCAAGGTAGTGAGCAAGAAAAGCTACAAATTACTCGTGACTTGGTTGAACAAACCCGTGTAGATGGGGTGATATTGTTACCGCCATTTTGTAATAACTTACAGGTACTAGCATTACTTGATGAGCTGAAGGTGCCCTATGTGCGCGTGTCACCCGATGCCAATTTAGAAGTGTCACCCTTTGTATGTATGGATGACTATCAAGCGGCATTCGACATGACAAACCACCTCATTGATCAGGGGCATCAACAGATTGGCTTTATTGTTGGCCATCAAAACCTAGGTGCCAGTCGCTTGAGGTATCAAGGCTTTTTAGATGCGATGCGCTCAGCGCAACTTGCTGTTCCGCCAAGTTTTATCGAGCAAGGGCAATTTAGCTTTAAATCAGGTTTGCAGGCAGCTGAGAATATGCTGAAACAAGATTTACGACCGACCGCGATTTTTGCCAGTAATGATGATATGGCAGCCGCTGTGGTGTCGGTGGCAAATTCATTGAGTTTACCCGTACCAGAAAAGCTCAGTGTGGTGGGGTTTGATGATACACCTCTGGCGACCACCATTTGGCCGCATCTCACTACAATTCGCCAACCCATTACTGAGATGGCTGAGCAAGCTATTGATTTGCTTACCTCAGGGCAACTTACCTTGCCGCCAAGTCAGCGCTTGTCAGATCTGCGCCATGTGATTGAGTTTCAGTTAATGCAGCGAGACTCAGTTAAGCATCTGTAG